A genomic region of Mesobacillus jeotgali contains the following coding sequences:
- a CDS encoding PBP1A family penicillin-binding protein, whose amino-acid sequence MQLLQRFWEAVVRFWKRRHLTQILLLILLVFILLSILWFAFIASRANVQTLKDGLSQATTIYDHNGDEASKLATNRTGGVSIKDMPEHVPNAVIAIEDERFYEHNGFDIKGIARAFFGNLLAGGITGGGSTLTQQLTKNALLSSERTYKRKVEELFLAVEIEKVYEKDEIIEMYLNQVYFGSGAFGINNASKKYFAKDIQYVTISEAALLAGLLKAPSALDPYNNYEAAIKRRNVVLAKMNELGMITDTEYKQAKSQKIVLEDGGGSLADRKYPSYVDAVLDEATSKYGLTQDEIMTRGYRIYTELNQDIQTGLEKVYQQDHLFPDRASDVLVQSGSVLLDPGNGGVLAMVGGRGEKVFRGFNRATHLRAQPGSTMKPLAVYTPALEEGYKYDSMLVDKKMSFKNYSPKNFSDTYQGEVPMYEAVEKSINIPAVWLLNEIGLNKGIDAVRRFGIKVEKEDQNLALALGGMHNGVSPLKMAEAYSVFPNGGKRHDAHVITKIVGPTGKVIAEHDGSTTRVTSKSVANEMTSILLNVVETGTGKGTNIEGVEIAGKTGSTQLPYADINGTKDQWFVGYTPNIVGAVWLGYDKTDRKHYLSSSSSKDVVPLFRAIMEETVPHIEQEEFKVQSINDRQSGAIVDYEETEKAIKEKANELEKELKERAGQVEEKLKEEAPKWKKVFEQMQEDAGKVGDKVIDKLREWQGE is encoded by the coding sequence ATGCAATTACTGCAAAGATTTTGGGAGGCTGTTGTTCGATTTTGGAAACGGCGCCACCTGACTCAAATTTTGTTATTAATCTTATTGGTTTTCATATTACTGTCGATTCTTTGGTTTGCTTTTATCGCTAGCAGGGCAAATGTCCAGACTCTGAAGGATGGATTGAGCCAGGCAACTACCATTTATGATCACAATGGCGACGAAGCAAGCAAACTTGCTACCAACCGTACCGGTGGAGTATCGATAAAAGATATGCCAGAGCATGTGCCAAATGCCGTCATAGCGATTGAGGATGAACGATTCTATGAACATAACGGATTCGATATTAAAGGTATCGCACGTGCTTTTTTTGGAAACCTTTTAGCTGGAGGCATTACCGGTGGTGGCAGTACCCTTACCCAGCAGCTGACAAAAAATGCTCTATTATCTTCAGAGCGGACATATAAACGTAAAGTAGAAGAATTATTTTTGGCGGTAGAGATCGAAAAGGTATATGAAAAGGACGAAATCATAGAAATGTACTTGAACCAGGTGTATTTCGGCAGTGGCGCTTTTGGGATCAACAACGCCAGTAAAAAATATTTTGCAAAGGATATTCAGTATGTCACTATAAGTGAGGCTGCACTGCTTGCAGGCCTGCTAAAAGCACCTTCTGCCCTGGATCCTTATAATAATTATGAAGCTGCCATCAAACGCAGGAATGTTGTACTTGCCAAAATGAACGAACTAGGAATGATAACAGATACTGAATATAAACAAGCTAAATCTCAAAAGATTGTATTGGAAGACGGCGGCGGCTCACTCGCTGACCGTAAGTATCCTTCTTATGTAGATGCGGTTTTGGATGAAGCAACAAGTAAATACGGACTTACCCAGGATGAAATCATGACAAGAGGCTATCGCATCTATACTGAACTTAATCAGGACATACAAACCGGCCTGGAAAAAGTATACCAACAGGACCATCTATTCCCTGATCGAGCCAGTGATGTTTTAGTACAGAGTGGATCCGTTCTGCTTGATCCCGGGAATGGTGGTGTCCTTGCAATGGTTGGCGGACGAGGCGAGAAGGTGTTCAGAGGCTTCAATCGTGCAACCCATCTCAGGGCTCAGCCTGGTTCGACAATGAAACCCCTGGCCGTTTACACACCGGCATTAGAAGAAGGATATAAGTATGATTCCATGCTTGTTGACAAGAAGATGTCTTTCAAAAATTATAGTCCGAAAAACTTCTCTGATACTTATCAGGGAGAAGTGCCAATGTATGAGGCAGTTGAAAAATCAATTAATATTCCTGCAGTTTGGCTTTTGAATGAAATAGGCTTGAATAAAGGAATTGATGCTGTAAGAAGATTTGGAATCAAAGTTGAAAAAGAAGACCAGAACCTTGCCCTCGCCCTCGGAGGAATGCATAATGGTGTTTCTCCCTTAAAAATGGCCGAAGCTTATTCTGTCTTCCCAAATGGCGGGAAGCGTCATGATGCCCATGTAATCACGAAAATTGTCGGTCCAACAGGCAAGGTGATTGCAGAGCATGATGGCTCAACAACGCGCGTGACTTCCAAATCAGTGGCCAATGAAATGACGTCTATCTTATTGAATGTTGTAGAAACAGGAACTGGTAAAGGAACAAATATTGAGGGTGTGGAGATCGCAGGAAAAACAGGTTCTACACAGCTTCCTTACGCAGATATCAATGGAACAAAGGACCAATGGTTTGTAGGATATACACCGAACATTGTCGGAGCAGTATGGCTTGGATATGATAAAACCGACCGCAAGCATTATTTATCCAGCAGCAGCTCAAAGGATGTAGTGCCACTGTTTAGAGCGATCATGGAAGAAACAGTGCCCCACATCGAGCAGGAAGAATTCAAAGTCCAATCAATCAACGATCGGCAGTCCGGTGCCATCGTTGATTATGAAGAGACAGAAAAAGCAATTAAGGAAAAAGCAAATGAACTAGAGAAAGAGTTAAAAGAGCGTGCTGGCCAGGTTGAAGAAAAACTAAAAGAAGAAGCTCCAAAATGGAAAAAAGTTTTTGAACAAATGCAGGAAGACGCCGGTAAGGTTGGCGACAAAGTGATAGATAAACTTAGAGAGTGGCAAGGGGAATAA
- a CDS encoding undecaprenyl-diphosphate phosphatase yields the protein MNIWELFVAFILGLVEGLTEFAPVSSTGHMIIVDDLLLHSKQLFTEPVANTFKVVIQLGSILAVVIVFKERFINLLALKKGVSFGDSKGRLSLPKVIVGLIPAGLTGVLFEDYIDEYLFSVQTVIIGLVVGAFLLILADRLQPKQLKTEDVDQISYKQALGVGLFQCLGLWPGFSRSGSTIAGGVLLGMSHRAASDFTFIMAVPIMLGASGISLLKNWEYFTIDALPFFTVGFISAFVFALIFIRFFLRLINKIKLMPFAIYRIILAGLIYFIFL from the coding sequence ATGAACATTTGGGAATTATTTGTGGCATTTATACTAGGGTTAGTAGAAGGATTGACTGAATTTGCGCCTGTTTCGTCTACTGGTCATATGATTATTGTTGATGACCTGTTATTGCACTCTAAACAATTATTTACAGAACCTGTTGCAAATACCTTCAAAGTAGTCATTCAATTAGGATCTATTTTAGCAGTAGTCATTGTGTTTAAGGAAAGATTCATTAACCTGTTAGCTCTTAAAAAAGGTGTTTCATTCGGAGATTCCAAAGGGAGGCTAAGTCTGCCTAAGGTGATTGTTGGTTTGATTCCCGCCGGGTTGACAGGTGTTTTATTTGAAGACTACATTGACGAATATCTATTTTCGGTACAAACAGTCATAATCGGATTAGTAGTAGGTGCATTTCTATTAATTCTCGCAGACCGCTTACAACCAAAACAACTCAAGACTGAAGATGTTGATCAAATCAGCTATAAACAAGCATTGGGAGTAGGTTTGTTCCAGTGTCTAGGATTATGGCCGGGATTCTCAAGGTCAGGTTCTACAATTGCCGGAGGAGTTCTTCTTGGTATGAGCCACCGAGCGGCTTCCGATTTCACGTTCATCATGGCGGTTCCAATCATGCTTGGCGCCAGCGGCATTTCTCTTTTGAAAAATTGGGAGTATTTCACGATTGATGCATTGCCATTTTTCACCGTAGGCTTTATCAGCGCGTTTGTGTTCGCGTTAATTTTCATAAGGTTCTTTTTGAGACTTATCAATAAAATTAAACTAATGCCATTTGCTATCTATCGGATTATTTTGGCGGGGTTGATTTATTTTATTTTTCTATAA
- a CDS encoding ABC transporter ATP-binding protein translates to MSQFALEVKALTKTIGKKTIVDDVSFQVERGEIFGLLGPNGAGKTTIIRMIVSLINRTGGTVLINGHDLDDSFTDAMNELGAIVENPEFYKYLSGYKNLKHYARMALSDITEERINEVTELVGLDNAINDKVRTYSLGMRQRLGVAQAILHKPSILILDEPTNGLDPQGIREFRDYLRLLASQGTSVLVSSHLLSEMQLMCDRFAIIEKGKLIHISSMHDNEPSEAKKVKTIEVELSNPALASKLLTEHMTDVKVTSSKGTRLTLSVRKEQIPMINKLFVENDIDVFEILNVKATLEDRFLEITNKDKKEQMV, encoded by the coding sequence ATGTCGCAGTTTGCCCTTGAGGTAAAGGCGTTAACAAAGACAATTGGTAAAAAAACAATTGTTGATGACGTGAGTTTTCAAGTAGAACGGGGTGAAATATTCGGACTCCTGGGCCCGAATGGTGCAGGGAAAACAACGATTATCCGAATGATTGTTAGTCTGATTAATCGTACAGGAGGAACTGTGCTAATTAATGGACATGATTTGGATGATTCCTTTACAGATGCAATGAATGAATTAGGTGCTATTGTAGAAAACCCTGAGTTCTATAAATACCTTAGTGGATATAAAAATCTCAAGCATTACGCTCGTATGGCATTAAGCGATATTACTGAAGAGCGGATTAACGAAGTGACCGAGCTGGTAGGTCTTGATAATGCAATCAATGATAAAGTTCGTACATATTCCTTAGGGATGCGCCAGCGTCTGGGGGTTGCACAAGCCATTTTACATAAGCCTTCTATTCTCATACTGGATGAACCAACAAATGGACTTGATCCTCAAGGAATTCGTGAATTCCGTGATTATTTACGCTTGCTCGCAAGCCAGGGAACATCTGTGTTAGTCTCATCGCACTTATTATCAGAAATGCAGCTAATGTGCGATCGATTTGCGATTATTGAGAAGGGAAAACTGATCCACATATCTTCGATGCATGATAACGAACCATCAGAGGCTAAAAAGGTTAAGACGATAGAAGTGGAACTATCCAATCCCGCTCTTGCTTCCAAGCTCTTAACAGAACACATGACAGATGTGAAAGTGACTTCGAGTAAAGGCACGCGCCTGACCTTATCCGTGCGAAAAGAACAAATTCCAATGATCAACAAACTTTTTGTTGAAAATGATATAGATGTTTTTGAAATTCTAAATGTAAAGGCAACGCTTGAAGACCGCTTCTTGGAAATCACAAATAAAGACAAAAAGGAGCAAATGGTATGA
- a CDS encoding YpzG family protein, whose protein sequence is MSYKDHLDPHSQLFHHSRSRRKHTNSQINGETQVAQNVLIARSNAKAHRMF, encoded by the coding sequence ATGAGTTATAAAGATCATTTGGATCCACACTCACAACTTTTTCACCACTCTAGGTCAAGGCGCAAGCATACAAACTCGCAGATAAATGGGGAAACTCAGGTTGCACAAAATGTTCTAATTGCGAGGAGTAACGCAAAAGCGCACCGCATGTTTTGA
- a CDS encoding ABC transporter permease, whose protein sequence is MIPLIQNELMKIFGKMASWIYMIVIVLAVLIAGIIYSKFSADPNPNWKQDTQTEITMLENQMASASGDEKKMIQNQIEQTQQFLDQDINPNAKTNWHFMNDVVVGVSSLVTLFVVVVGSANVAAEFSDGTIKQLLIRPHQRWRILLSKYIAVIIYALLLVLTLIVSGYIIGLLLFGSGDFNMKMFEITLEGRKVAIVGTQFLLKMLYFIPSLLIIMTIAFMLSTLFKSQALAVGIGIFVLFFSSTLGGIILMLADKYAWAKLLIFPHLDLTVYALQDRILEDITLPVSLSILAVYYAVFMMLTFFFFQKRDISI, encoded by the coding sequence ATGATTCCTTTAATACAAAATGAATTAATGAAAATTTTTGGCAAAATGGCCAGCTGGATATATATGATCGTTATTGTACTGGCAGTTTTAATCGCAGGCATTATTTATTCTAAATTCAGTGCAGATCCTAACCCTAATTGGAAACAGGATACACAGACTGAGATTACCATGCTTGAAAACCAGATGGCATCTGCATCCGGAGACGAAAAGAAAATGATTCAAAACCAAATTGAGCAGACCCAGCAATTTCTGGATCAGGACATTAATCCGAATGCGAAAACAAACTGGCATTTTATGAATGATGTTGTGGTAGGTGTCAGTTCACTTGTAACTTTGTTCGTAGTAGTTGTGGGCAGTGCCAATGTTGCGGCAGAATTCTCAGATGGAACGATCAAGCAGCTTTTAATCCGTCCGCATCAAAGATGGCGAATCCTGCTGTCAAAGTACATAGCTGTCATTATTTATGCATTATTATTGGTCCTTACATTAATCGTATCCGGCTATATAATTGGATTGCTCCTATTTGGCAGTGGTGATTTCAATATGAAGATGTTTGAAATTACGCTCGAAGGAAGAAAAGTGGCAATTGTCGGTACACAATTCTTGTTAAAAATGCTTTACTTCATTCCAAGCCTTCTCATCATCATGACGATTGCTTTTATGCTGTCAACATTGTTTAAAAGCCAGGCTCTTGCAGTTGGAATAGGTATCTTTGTCCTTTTCTTTTCATCGACACTAGGTGGGATTATCCTGATGCTTGCTGACAAATATGCTTGGGCGAAATTATTGATTTTCCCGCATTTGGATTTGACAGTCTATGCTCTCCAGGATAGGATTCTTGAGGATATAACATTACCAGTTTCGCTTTCCATACTTGCTGTGTATTACGCAGTATTTATGATGCTCACCTTTTTCTTTTTCCAAAAGAGGGATATCAGTATTTAA
- the spoIIP gene encoding stage II sporulation protein P — protein sequence MTGILINIYRKMLSGFIILICTLSFFLIAGFISSSNISFFKFKVNGDIGAEVFLRIISYENPLIGHALTGSNADLSIISTGFKLLTNVEMNDIRSLIRSEIPGFMAFDSSFLIAEEGVDFTDIPIESAPPMEVLLQERNMAANELKELNSGNVSSGSPPTEKSVFIYHTHSWESYLPLLGLEGAENENEAVDGKTNITIVGDLLGQELEKRGIGASVDKTNIGQELDRKGWLTHKSYEISRSLVQSAMAGNKKLQYFIDLHRDSVRKDSTTATINNEPYARLVFVIGEENKNFQQNLKFANELHKILNKNYPGISKGVLPKKGIGVDGIYNQDLHANTLVVEVGGVDNNMKELKNTIEALADAISQIYWEAEEVNG from the coding sequence ATGACAGGGATTTTAATCAATATTTATAGGAAAATGCTGTCAGGTTTCATTATATTAATTTGTACACTCAGTTTTTTTCTGATAGCGGGATTCATTTCATCTTCGAACATCAGCTTTTTCAAATTCAAAGTAAATGGAGATATTGGTGCAGAGGTATTCTTAAGGATCATCAGTTATGAGAACCCATTGATTGGACATGCATTGACAGGGTCAAATGCTGATTTGTCGATTATTTCTACAGGATTCAAATTGCTAACGAATGTTGAGATGAATGATATCAGGAGTCTGATCCGAAGTGAAATTCCAGGTTTCATGGCTTTTGATTCAAGCTTCCTTATTGCAGAGGAAGGTGTTGATTTCACGGATATCCCAATTGAATCTGCCCCTCCAATGGAGGTTCTGTTGCAGGAAAGGAATATGGCAGCGAATGAATTAAAAGAGCTGAACAGTGGAAATGTATCCTCAGGTTCCCCGCCAACAGAGAAATCAGTGTTCATCTACCATACTCACAGCTGGGAATCATACCTGCCCTTGTTAGGACTGGAGGGAGCAGAGAATGAAAATGAGGCTGTTGATGGCAAAACAAACATCACCATTGTAGGTGATTTGCTAGGTCAAGAGTTGGAAAAAAGGGGAATTGGAGCAAGCGTGGATAAGACCAATATTGGCCAAGAGTTGGATAGGAAAGGCTGGCTCACACACAAGTCTTATGAGATTTCACGGTCATTGGTTCAAAGTGCCATGGCTGGAAATAAGAAATTACAGTACTTTATTGACCTGCACCGGGATTCAGTCAGAAAGGATTCAACAACAGCCACCATTAATAACGAGCCTTATGCCAGATTAGTTTTTGTCATTGGCGAGGAAAATAAGAACTTCCAGCAGAATTTGAAGTTTGCAAATGAACTTCATAAGATCCTGAATAAAAATTATCCAGGAATCAGTAAGGGAGTTTTGCCTAAAAAAGGAATTGGCGTTGATGGAATATATAATCAAGATTTGCACGCCAACACATTAGTAGTTGAGGTTGGCGGCGTTGACAACAATATGAAGGAGTTAAAAAACACAATAGAAGCGTTAGCGGACGCGATCAGCCAGATTTATTGGGAGGCAGAAGAGGTAAATGGCTGA
- the corA gene encoding magnesium/cobalt transporter CorA, translated as MIRTISVSPDGNIQTGRSINSLVSDSSHWHWIDFNEPTDEEIELLKEPLRFHPLSIEDCIHTLQRPKLDYYDDYHFFVFQALNGESMQKEEVDLFLGHNYIVTYHSVSMREIDDVWQRLELAKAPVEWNPSIVLYHVLDKIVDNYFPHVYRIEDTLNEIDENSADRSMEELLEDLFDTRHELLSLRHTITPMRDLVYRMINSHRLSGVLEQKEYFADIHDHLLRLAEKVDASRELTTDMRDSYLSINSHETNRVMKVLTVITTIFMPLTFIAGIYGMNFQNMPELSWKFGYFGALFAMFVIGMTMYFWFRKKGWFK; from the coding sequence ATGATACGTACAATTTCTGTTAGTCCTGATGGGAATATCCAAACTGGTCGAAGTATAAACTCTTTGGTGTCAGACAGTAGTCATTGGCATTGGATTGACTTCAATGAGCCGACAGATGAAGAGATCGAATTATTAAAAGAACCCTTGCGATTCCACCCTTTATCTATTGAAGATTGTATCCATACCCTTCAAAGACCCAAACTCGATTATTATGATGATTATCATTTTTTTGTTTTCCAGGCTCTGAATGGTGAATCCATGCAAAAGGAGGAGGTTGACCTATTCCTTGGACATAACTATATCGTTACCTACCATAGTGTCAGCATGCGAGAAATTGATGATGTTTGGCAGAGATTAGAGCTTGCGAAGGCCCCCGTGGAATGGAACCCATCGATTGTTCTCTATCATGTTTTAGATAAAATAGTCGATAATTATTTTCCTCATGTTTATCGAATTGAGGACACATTGAATGAAATTGATGAGAATTCAGCTGACCGCTCGATGGAGGAATTGCTCGAAGATTTATTCGATACAAGGCATGAATTGCTCTCGTTAAGGCACACCATCACTCCAATGAGGGATTTGGTATACAGGATGATTAATTCCCATCGTCTTTCAGGAGTACTTGAACAAAAAGAATATTTCGCGGACATCCATGATCATTTATTAAGGTTAGCTGAAAAGGTGGATGCGAGCCGTGAACTGACAACTGATATGAGGGACAGCTATTTATCGATCAATTCACATGAAACGAATCGAGTAATGAAAGTACTTACTGTAATCACAACCATTTTCATGCCACTAACCTTCATAGCAGGAATTTACGGGATGAATTTTCAGAATATGCCTGAACTCTCCTGGAAATTTGGTTATTTTGGAGCATTGTTCGCCATGTTTGTCATAGGTATGACCATGTACTTCTGGTTCAGGAAAAAAGGCTGGTTTAAATAA
- a CDS encoding magnesium transporter CorA family protein: protein MLEIYKSSEERHLARVEEISKGTWVNMVHPTEDEIKRVAGETGIAVDFIKDALDDEERPRIEKEDGIVYIIVDYPYITHDDSGFPIYETIPVGIIQTANCIITVSLKETPVLNEFKSNRVKEFYTFKKTRFALQILYVISIYYLRYLKQINKKTNEIERELHQSMKNKELYAFLALEKSLVYFTTSLKSNKVVLAKIMRFNYLKMYEEDKDLLEDVIIENTQAIEMAETYSSILSGMMDAFASIISNNLNMVMKFLTSITIILSFPTMVASFYGMNVDLPFQHNPFAFFLAISMAVLLAGLTAFIFWKKKYF, encoded by the coding sequence ATGCTGGAAATTTATAAAAGCAGTGAAGAAAGACATTTAGCACGTGTAGAAGAAATCTCCAAAGGCACATGGGTTAATATGGTGCATCCTACTGAAGATGAAATCAAAAGGGTTGCCGGTGAAACGGGAATCGCAGTGGACTTCATAAAGGATGCCCTTGATGATGAAGAGCGTCCAAGAATAGAAAAAGAAGATGGTATTGTTTATATAATTGTTGACTATCCGTACATTACACATGATGATTCAGGCTTTCCGATTTATGAAACCATACCAGTCGGCATAATCCAGACTGCGAATTGCATCATAACTGTTTCGCTAAAAGAGACACCTGTATTGAATGAATTCAAGTCAAACAGGGTCAAGGAATTTTATACTTTTAAGAAGACGAGATTTGCACTGCAAATCCTTTACGTTATTTCGATTTATTATCTACGGTATCTCAAACAAATTAATAAAAAGACAAATGAGATTGAGCGAGAGCTCCATCAGTCGATGAAGAACAAGGAATTATATGCATTTCTTGCTTTGGAAAAAAGCTTGGTATACTTTACGACGTCATTAAAGTCCAATAAAGTCGTACTTGCGAAGATCATGCGCTTCAATTATTTGAAAATGTATGAAGAAGATAAGGATTTGCTTGAAGATGTCATCATTGAAAATACGCAGGCCATAGAAATGGCAGAGACCTACAGTTCGATTTTAAGTGGTATGATGGATGCATTTGCCTCTATCATTTCTAATAATCTCAATATGGTAATGAAATTCCTGACATCTATAACAATCATTCTCTCGTTTCCTACTATGGTGGCAAGCTTCTATGGAATGAACGTGGATCTTCCATTTCAGCACAATCCATTTGCGTTTTTCCTGGCAATTAGTATGGCTGTGTTATTGGCTGGATTAACCGCATTCATTTTTTGGAAAAAGAAATATTTCTAA
- a CDS encoding VOC family protein produces the protein MLHHVEINVTDLNKANVFWGWFLSELKYEVYQKWDTGISWKFKKTYIVFVQTEERFLQAGYHRSQVGLNHLAFYADSRQHVDQMTEKLRERQIPILYQDRHPFAGGADHYAVFFEGPDRMKVELVAPD, from the coding sequence ATGCTGCATCATGTTGAAATCAATGTAACCGATTTAAATAAAGCCAACGTATTTTGGGGCTGGTTTTTAAGCGAGTTAAAATATGAAGTCTACCAGAAATGGGACACCGGCATAAGTTGGAAATTTAAAAAGACTTATATAGTATTCGTTCAAACCGAAGAAAGGTTTCTTCAAGCGGGATATCACCGCTCGCAAGTTGGTTTGAATCATCTAGCTTTTTATGCAGATTCACGGCAACATGTGGATCAAATGACAGAAAAACTAAGAGAAAGACAGATTCCCATCCTCTATCAAGACAGACACCCTTTTGCAGGAGGGGCAGATCACTATGCCGTGTTTTTCGAAGGACCAGATCGTATGAAAGTTGAATTGGTTGCACCTGATTGA
- a CDS encoding DUF421 domain-containing protein gives MKLLEETLILLGRVVTILPLMLFATLFMGRRSIGELPIFDFLILLAFGAVVGADIADPKIPHIHTGIAIILIALLQKLVAYMKIKSRKIGRILTFEPITVINEGKFIVENLRKTQYSIDNILLMLREKDIFNVQDVRIGILEANGNLTVMKKAEKATVTLEDMNLTRTADDLAMPLIIDGKLYKKILYQLNLDEKWLMERLAEESVHNLKDVFFASITEGKSLQITLKNQSAINIPPIYH, from the coding sequence ATGAAACTTTTAGAAGAAACGTTAATTCTCTTAGGCAGGGTGGTTACTATTCTGCCGTTGATGTTGTTTGCTACTTTGTTTATGGGGAGACGCTCAATAGGAGAGTTGCCTATTTTTGACTTTTTAATCTTATTGGCTTTTGGTGCGGTCGTTGGGGCGGACATTGCAGACCCGAAGATTCCACATATACATACTGGAATTGCCATTATCTTAATAGCGTTGCTTCAAAAACTGGTAGCCTACATGAAGATTAAAAGCCGGAAAATAGGGCGTATACTCACCTTTGAACCAATCACGGTCATTAACGAGGGAAAATTCATTGTGGAAAACTTACGAAAAACACAGTACTCAATCGATAATATTTTGTTAATGTTACGAGAGAAAGATATTTTTAATGTCCAGGATGTAAGAATAGGAATCCTCGAAGCTAACGGAAATTTAACGGTCATGAAAAAAGCAGAAAAAGCGACAGTCACTCTGGAGGATATGAATTTGACCAGGACTGCTGATGATTTGGCTATGCCATTAATTATAGACGGTAAATTGTATAAAAAAATTCTCTACCAGCTTAACTTAGATGAGAAGTGGCTAATGGAACGCTTAGCAGAAGAGTCGGTTCATAATTTGAAGGATGTATTTTTTGCTTCCATCACAGAAGGGAAATCCCTGCAGATTACTTTAAAGAATCAATCAGCCATAAACATACCGCCAATTTATCACTGA
- a CDS encoding GNAT family N-acetyltransferase, translated as MVNPILLDFPTEFETDRLLIRMPLPGDGAVTCESINASLKELQPWMPFAQKEQSVEETEIVIRQGYVNFLNRSDLRLLVFKKDTGEFVASSGLHRINWEVPKFEIGYWIDTRYSGQGYMTEAVQGITDFAVRELKARRIEIRCDTLNTKSKAIPEKLGFALDGILKNDSLSVEGELRDTCIYSKIF; from the coding sequence ATGGTGAATCCTATATTATTGGATTTTCCAACTGAGTTTGAAACGGACCGGCTTTTGATCAGGATGCCGCTGCCCGGTGATGGTGCTGTCACATGTGAATCAATCAATGCATCATTAAAAGAACTTCAGCCTTGGATGCCATTTGCCCAAAAAGAACAATCGGTTGAAGAAACGGAAATAGTGATTAGACAAGGGTATGTAAATTTTTTAAATCGTTCAGACCTTAGGTTGCTTGTATTTAAGAAAGACACCGGGGAATTTGTCGCCTCATCCGGTTTACATAGAATTAACTGGGAAGTTCCCAAGTTCGAAATCGGCTATTGGATCGACACTCGATATAGTGGGCAGGGATATATGACAGAGGCTGTCCAGGGAATCACAGACTTTGCCGTTCGTGAGCTTAAAGCCCGAAGAATCGAAATTCGCTGTGATACATTGAATACTAAAAGCAAGGCAATCCCTGAAAAATTAGGCTTTGCTCTCGATGGAATATTAAAGAATGATTCCCTTTCTGTTGAAGGGGAGCTAAGGGATACTTGTATTTACTCTAAAATATTCTAA
- a CDS encoding GtrA family protein has translation MSQSLKLGSYLRITNQLAQRIVVSFANFPPFFKFLLVGVLNTFVGMGLMLLLKNGLEWPFWYATFTGNAIGAAVSYLLNRTLTFNSSVPFQIGGPRFFLVVMACYFLSFSVSREITGTMNSITVWHFYIETENIAILLGSIIYTITNYIGQKSFVFKDQIQSSS, from the coding sequence ATGAGTCAATCGTTGAAACTCGGAAGCTATCTGAGAATAACTAACCAGCTGGCACAAAGAATTGTCGTAAGTTTTGCAAACTTTCCTCCTTTCTTTAAATTTCTGCTTGTCGGCGTACTGAATACCTTTGTTGGAATGGGACTAATGCTTTTACTGAAAAATGGACTGGAATGGCCATTTTGGTATGCGACGTTCACTGGCAATGCTATAGGGGCAGCTGTTAGCTATCTATTGAATCGAACTCTTACATTTAATAGCAGTGTTCCTTTTCAAATTGGGGGACCAAGGTTTTTTTTAGTGGTTATGGCATGCTATTTCCTTTCCTTCTCGGTCAGCCGAGAGATAACTGGGACCATGAATTCCATTACAGTTTGGCATTTCTATATAGAAACGGAAAATATTGCGATACTTCTTGGTTCAATCATCTACACGATCACTAACTATATCGGACAAAAATCCTTTGTTTTTAAGGATCAGATTCAAAGCAGCTCATGA